The Pseudomonas rhizosphaerae genomic sequence CCACCCTGGTGCGCGCCGTGCTCGGCTTGCTCAAGCCCGATTCGGGCAGCGTCTGGCGCAAGCCTCGGCTGCGTATCGGCTACATGCCGCAGAAGCTGCACGTGGACCCGACCCTGCCGCTGTCGGTGCTGCGCTTCCTGCGCCTGGTGCCGGGCGTGGACCGCGCGCGGGCGCAGGCGGCACTGGCAGAGGTGGGCGCCGCGCAGACCCTCGACAGCCCGATCCAGACGGTGTCCGGCGGTGAAATGCAGCGCGTGCTGCTGGCCCGAGCGCTGTTGCGCGAGCCCGAACTGCTGGTGCTCGACGAGCCGGTGCAAGGCGTCGATGTGGCCGGCCAGGCCGAACTGTATGCATTGATCACACGCCTGCGCGAACGCCATGGCTGCGGCGTGCTGATGGTGTCCCACGACCTGCATCTGGTCATGAGCACCACCGACCAGGTGGTCTGTCTCAACCGCCATGTCTGCTGCTCCGGTCATCCCGAGCAGGTCAGCGGCGATCCGGCCTTCGTCGAGCTGTTTGGCAGCCACGCGCCCAGCCTGGCGATCTACCACCATCATCACGACCACGCCCATGACCTGCATGGCAGCGTAGTCAGTGACACTCACGTACACGGAGACAGCTGCAAGCATGGCTGATTTTTTACTGTATGCCTTGCTGGCAGGCCTTTCCCTGGCAGTGGTAGCGGGACCGCTGGGTTCGTTCGTGGTTTGGCGCCGCATGGCCTATTTCGGCGACACCTTGTCCCATGCGGCCTTGCTGGGCGTAGCCCTGGGTTTCGTTCTGGATGTAAGCCCGGCGCTGGCAGTCACGGTGGGCTGCCTGCTGCTGGCGATCCTGCTGGTGACGCTGCAGCAACGCCAGCCACTGGCCTCGGACACCCTGCTGGGGATCCTGGCGCCGAGCACGCTGTCGCTGGGCCTGGTGGTGCTGAGCTTCATGCGCGACGTGCGCATCGACCTGATGGGTTATCTGTTCGGCGACCTGTTGGCGATCAGCCCGACCGATCTGTATTGGATCATCGGTGGCAGCGTGGCCGTACTGGCACTGTTGATCGCCCTGTGGCGGCCGTTGCTGGCGATCACCGTCCATGAAGAGCTGGCACGCATCGAAGGCTTGCCCGTGGCCGGCCTGCGCATGGCCTTGATGCTGCTGATCGCCGTGGTGATCGCAGTGGCGATGAAAATCGTCGGGGTCTTGCTGATCACCTCGCTGTTGATCATTCCGGCGGCAGCCGCCCAACGCCATGCACGCTCGCCCGAGCAGATGGCAGTGGGCGCCAGCGTGCTGGGGGTGATCGCGGTGTGTGCCGGGTTGGCGCTCTCATGGTTCAAGGACACTCCGGCCGGGCCATCGATCGTGGTGAGTGCGGCGGTGTTGTTTCTGCTGAGTTTTGCGTTGCCCAAGCGGTAGGGATTTGTCAGCAAGGATTTTTTCAAAGGCGAGGGCTTGCCGCCGCTCCGATACTACCTGGAAGAGGCGGATCAGCGATTTTCAGCGTTCATATTTTCGCCGACACCCCCCACGGTGTAGACTTGGCCGTTTTTTGGGCAAATAGAGAGTCGCAGCAATGAAGCCGTTCGCCTCCCGTTATCTGCTAGTTGCCACACTTTCCCTGCTGTTGACCGCTTGCCAGACATCGTCGCGCGACCCTGCCGCTGACGCAGGTCCGGATGCGTGGCAGCAGCTGGAAATCAACATCGCCAGCAGCGAGCTGGCCACGGCTGAAGATCAGCTGGTCAAGCTACAGGCCCAGGCTCCGCAGGATCCGCGCGTCAACGAGGCGCAGCGGCAGTTGGCCGAAGCCTACTTGCA encodes the following:
- the znuC gene encoding zinc ABC transporter ATP-binding protein ZnuC, with amino-acid sequence MSEALIRLDQVTVEFAGQRVLDDIHLCVQPGEIVTLIGPNGAGKTTLVRAVLGLLKPDSGSVWRKPRLRIGYMPQKLHVDPTLPLSVLRFLRLVPGVDRARAQAALAEVGAAQTLDSPIQTVSGGEMQRVLLARALLREPELLVLDEPVQGVDVAGQAELYALITRLRERHGCGVLMVSHDLHLVMSTTDQVVCLNRHVCCSGHPEQVSGDPAFVELFGSHAPSLAIYHHHHDHAHDLHGSVVSDTHVHGDSCKHG
- the znuB gene encoding zinc ABC transporter permease subunit ZnuB, which encodes MADFLLYALLAGLSLAVVAGPLGSFVVWRRMAYFGDTLSHAALLGVALGFVLDVSPALAVTVGCLLLAILLVTLQQRQPLASDTLLGILAPSTLSLGLVVLSFMRDVRIDLMGYLFGDLLAISPTDLYWIIGGSVAVLALLIALWRPLLAITVHEELARIEGLPVAGLRMALMLLIAVVIAVAMKIVGVLLITSLLIIPAAAAQRHARSPEQMAVGASVLGVIAVCAGLALSWFKDTPAGPSIVVSAAVLFLLSFALPKR